The genomic segment GACCGTCGTGCTCTTCATGCTGCCCGCACTGCTGCTCTTCTGCCTGCTGGTGCTGGCGCCGATCCTGATCGCCGGCTACGCCAGCTTCTTCGACTGGAACGGGTTCGGTCCGCCGACCGACTTCGTCGGGCTCGGCAACTTCCAACGGTTGCTCGACGACCCGATCTTCCTCGACGATCTCTGGCACGGGTTCCTGATCATCTCGCTCACCCTGGTGTTCCAGTTGCCGGCGGCACTCGGCCTGGCGATGCTGCTCAACCAGCGGCTGCGCGGGCGGCGCTTCTACCGGCTGGTGTTCTTCGCGCCGTACGTGCTGTCCGAGGTCATCACGGGCGTGCTGTTCTCCATGATCTTCTCGCCGGAGAGCGGCCTGGTGAACCACCTGCTCGGCTCCGTCGGGCTGGACTCGCTCGCGATCGCCTGGCTGGCCGAGCCGTCCATCGTGATGTACACGGTCTTCCTGGTCATCTCGTGGAAGTACTTCGGCTTCCACATGATCCTCTACCTGGCCGGCCGGCAGGGCATCCCCGAAGAGGTGATCGAGGCGGCGGCGATCGACGGCGCCGGCCACTGGCAGACC from the Solwaraspora sp. WMMD1047 genome contains:
- a CDS encoding sugar ABC transporter permease, producing MHTRARRQATRWLTVVLFMLPALLLFCLLVLAPILIAGYASFFDWNGFGPPTDFVGLGNFQRLLDDPIFLDDLWHGFLIISLTLVFQLPAALGLAMLLNQRLRGRRFYRLVFFAPYVLSEVITGVLFSMIFSPESGLVNHLLGSVGLDSLAIAWLAEPSIVMYTVFLVISWKYFGFHMILYLAGRQGIPEEVIEAAAIDGAGHWQTFRHVTLPLLGPTIRISVFLAIIGTVQLFDMVYVLTGGGPVHSSETLAISMFQVGFRQFEVGYASAISIAMFLISLVFGLIYQRYVIRRDVEGAITVMGGRR